In the genome of Chelmon rostratus isolate fCheRos1 chromosome 24, fCheRos1.pri, whole genome shotgun sequence, one region contains:
- the zgc:92380 gene encoding keratin, type I cytoskeletal 18 isoform X1 — protein sequence MPSNTAASMFGGAGGRGSRVSVASLQGLRNVLRNETERDSAPAASAEPAAALTPAAPAASADDKQTLRGLNDRLSGYLGRVRQLENENGDLEKQIDEILAKRKAPVGRDWDEAEKPLEALKKQIKDITMDNAKLLLQIDNTKLANDDFKNKLEDEKRARRILEKDLEDLKKTNEDTKLNRKQTQKEIDLVKEELARLKQEHKEGVDALREKIKDSEVKVEIDSQNSNLNEILSKIRSQYDKLAKKNLKETEEWYQSKFENIKVVEAQNNEVLQSSKKELKDLLKRKQTLDIKIQSLHSTIHNLEETLRSTKVEYGQRLTPLNKAILDLEAELKEVRSQVEQHVETNNNLLCVKMKLEAEIGNYQQLIHGMTTDAESVELSLEDALHSGQQKPEDKVPEQQESAPEMVGGDLIKAEEVATEKTQNNRPAKKKKSKKNEGSSSSSSSSSSSSSSSSSSSSENEDEKPKKEGEVAKA from the exons ATGCCTTCAAACACCGCCGCAAGCATGTTTGGTGGAGCCGGGGGAAGGGGCTCCAGGGTGTCCGTGGCGAGCCTGCAGGGCCTGCGCAACGTGCTGCGCAACGAGACGGAGAGAGACTCCGCTCCCGCCGCTTCAGCCGAACCTGCCGCTGCCCTAACTCCGGCCGCTCCTGCCGCATCCGCGGACGACAAGCAGACACTACGGGGTCTGAACGACCGGCTGTCCGGCTACCTGGGCCGGGTGAGGCAGCTGGAGAATGAAAACGGGGACCTGGAGAAACAGATCGATGAAATTTTGGCCAAGAGGAAAGCACCTGTGGGACGCGACTGGGATGAGGCTGAGAAACCCCTGGAGGCCCTCAAGAAGCAG ATCAAAGACATCACCATGGACAATGCCAAGCTGTTGCTCCAGATTGACAACACCAAGCTGGCTAATGATGACTTCAAGAACAA gcTGGAGGATGAGAAAAGGGCACGGAGGATTTTAGAAAAAGACCTGGAGGATCTGAAGAAGACCAATGAGGATACCAAGCTGAACCGgaagcagacacagaaagagattGATTTGGTGAAGGAGGAGCTTGCTCGCCTCAAGCAGGAACACAAAGAG GGGGTGGATGCCCTTCGTGAGAAGATCAAGGACTctgaggtgaaggtggagaTTGATTCCCAGAACTCCAACCTGAATGAAATACTCAGCAAGATCCGCAGCCAGTATGATAAACTAGCCAAGAAGAAcctgaaggagacagaggagtggTACCAGAGCAAG ttcgAAAACATCAAGGTGGTGGAGGCCCAAAACAATGAGGTCTTGCAGAGTAGCAAGAAGGAGCTCAAGGATCTGctcaaaaggaaacaaactctGGATATTAAGATCCAGAGTCTGCACAGCACG ATCCACAATCTGGAGGAAACCCTGAGGAGCACTAAAGTGGAGTATGGTCAGCGCCTGACCCCCCTCAATAAAGCGATACTGGACCTTGAGGCGGAGCTGAAGGAGGTGAGGTCACAGGTGGAGCAGCACGTGGAAACCAACAACAATCTGCTGTGCGTTAAGATGAAGCTGGAGGCGGAAATTGGCAACTACCAGCAACTGATTCATGGCATGACAACTGACGCTGAAAG CGTGGAGTTGTCTTTAGAGGATGCGCTGCACAGCG GCCAGCAAAAGCCTGAAGATAAGGTACCCGAGCAGCAGGAAAGCGCTCCTGAAATGGTGGGAGGAGACCTCATCAAGGCTGAGGAGGTTGCTACTGAGAAGACACAGAACAACCGCCCcgctaaaaagaaaaaaagcaaaaaaaatgagggctcatcctcttcttcctcttcttcctcttcttcctcctcctcctcctcctcttcctcttccgAGAATGAAGATGAAAAGCCCAAGAAGGAGGGTGAAGTGGCCAAAGCCTGA
- the zgc:92380 gene encoding keratin, type I cytoskeletal 18 isoform X2, translating into MPSNTAASMFGGAGGRGSRVSVASLQGLRNVLRNETERDSAPAASAEPAAALTPAAPAASADDKQTLRGLNDRLSGYLGRVRQLENENGDLEKQIDEILAKRKAPVGRDWDEAEKPLEALKKQIKDITMDNAKLLLQIDNTKLANDDFKNKLEDEKRARRILEKDLEDLKKTNEDTKLNRKQTQKEIDLVKEELARLKQEHKEGVDALREKIKDSEVKVEIDSQNSNLNEILSKIRSQYDKLAKKNLKETEEWYQSKFENIKVVEAQNNEVLQSSKKELKDLLKRKQTLDIKIQSLHSTIHNLEETLRSTKVEYGQRLTPLNKAILDLEAELKEVRSQVEQHVETNNNLLCVKMKLEAEIGNYQQLIHGMTTDAERPAKA; encoded by the exons ATGCCTTCAAACACCGCCGCAAGCATGTTTGGTGGAGCCGGGGGAAGGGGCTCCAGGGTGTCCGTGGCGAGCCTGCAGGGCCTGCGCAACGTGCTGCGCAACGAGACGGAGAGAGACTCCGCTCCCGCCGCTTCAGCCGAACCTGCCGCTGCCCTAACTCCGGCCGCTCCTGCCGCATCCGCGGACGACAAGCAGACACTACGGGGTCTGAACGACCGGCTGTCCGGCTACCTGGGCCGGGTGAGGCAGCTGGAGAATGAAAACGGGGACCTGGAGAAACAGATCGATGAAATTTTGGCCAAGAGGAAAGCACCTGTGGGACGCGACTGGGATGAGGCTGAGAAACCCCTGGAGGCCCTCAAGAAGCAG ATCAAAGACATCACCATGGACAATGCCAAGCTGTTGCTCCAGATTGACAACACCAAGCTGGCTAATGATGACTTCAAGAACAA gcTGGAGGATGAGAAAAGGGCACGGAGGATTTTAGAAAAAGACCTGGAGGATCTGAAGAAGACCAATGAGGATACCAAGCTGAACCGgaagcagacacagaaagagattGATTTGGTGAAGGAGGAGCTTGCTCGCCTCAAGCAGGAACACAAAGAG GGGGTGGATGCCCTTCGTGAGAAGATCAAGGACTctgaggtgaaggtggagaTTGATTCCCAGAACTCCAACCTGAATGAAATACTCAGCAAGATCCGCAGCCAGTATGATAAACTAGCCAAGAAGAAcctgaaggagacagaggagtggTACCAGAGCAAG ttcgAAAACATCAAGGTGGTGGAGGCCCAAAACAATGAGGTCTTGCAGAGTAGCAAGAAGGAGCTCAAGGATCTGctcaaaaggaaacaaactctGGATATTAAGATCCAGAGTCTGCACAGCACG ATCCACAATCTGGAGGAAACCCTGAGGAGCACTAAAGTGGAGTATGGTCAGCGCCTGACCCCCCTCAATAAAGCGATACTGGACCTTGAGGCGGAGCTGAAGGAGGTGAGGTCACAGGTGGAGCAGCACGTGGAAACCAACAACAATCTGCTGTGCGTTAAGATGAAGCTGGAGGCGGAAATTGGCAACTACCAGCAACTGATTCATGGCATGACAACTGACGCTGAAAG GCCAGCAAAAGCCTGA
- the arpc2 gene encoding actin-related protein 2/3 complex subunit 2 — MILLEINNRIIEETLSLKFDGASNGTKPEAVDVTFADFDGVLYHISNPNGDKTKVMVSISLKFYKELQEHGADELLKRVYANFLVSPEAGYNVSLLYDLDALPANKDEVIHQAGMLKRNCFASVFEKYFKFQEEGKEGEQRAVVHYRDDESMYVEAKKDRVTVVFSTVFKDDDDVIIGKVFMQEFKEGRRASHTAPQVLFNHREPPLELKDTDAAVGDNIGYITFVLFPRHTNANARDNTINLIHTFRDYLHYHIKCSKAYIHTRMRAKTSDFLKVLNRARPDAEKKEMKTISGKTFSR; from the exons ATGATCCTGTTAGAAATCAATAACCGCATTATAGAAGAGACGCTGTCGTTGAAGTTCGACGGCGCATCCAACGG AACCAAGCCTGAGGCTGTCGATGTGACATTTGCAG ATTTCGATGGCGTCTTGTACCACATCTCCAACCCCAATGGGGACAAGACCAAAGTGATGGTCAGCATCTCCCTGAAGTTCTAcaaggagctgcaggagcatGGGGCTGATGAg ctgctgaagaggGTCTATGCGAATTTCCTGGTTTCACCAGAGGCTG GCTACAATGTGTCCCTCCTCTACGACCTGGACGCACTACCAGCCAATAAAGACGAGGTTATCCACCAGGCGGGGATGCTCAAGAGGAATTGCTTCGCCTCAGTGTTTGAAAAGTACTTCAAGTTCCAGGAAGAGGGCAAAGAGGGCGAGCAGAGGGCTGTGGTCCACTACAGAGACGATGAGTCCAT GTATGTGGAGGCCAAGAAAGACAGAGTGACGGTGGTGTTCAGCACAGTGTTCAAAGACGATGACGACGTCATCATCGGCAAAGTCttcatgcag GAGTTTAAAGAGGGTCGGCGAGCCAGCCACACAGCCCCCCAGGTGCTGTTCAATCACAGGGAGCCCCCACTGGAGCTGAAGGACACAGACGCCGCTGTCGGGGACAACATTGGATACATCACCTTTG tcctGTTTCCACGTCACACCAATGCCAATGCCAGAGACAACACCATCAACCTCATCCACACCTTCAGGGACTACCTGCACTACCACATAAAGTGCTCCAAG GCCTACATTCACACACGTATGAGGGCCAAGACGTCAGACTTCCTCAAGGTGCTGAACCGCGCTCGACCCGATGCCGagaagaaggagatgaagaCCATCTC tggAAAGACCTTCTCCCGCTGA
- the LOC121627373 gene encoding C-X-C chemokine receptor type 2-like: protein MSITFNFEDYFYPENDTIHDNHTPYVVDPKTSPCETRPLDPTPALVLCSILIIIFFLAIPGNLMVGWVIGTSRQALTPSDVYLFHLTIADGLMALTIPFWVAALVKGWIFGDFMCKFLNLIFEANFYTSILFLACISIDRYLVIVHAAESLRSRERMCSRILCAAVWAFGGALALPALFNDATKLEPDSKWMICSENFDIGRASSWRHFTRAFLHIFGFFLPLAVMITCYSITIARLLVTRGFRKHRAMKVILLVVIAFLLCWTPYHLTMMVDTALRADLILFDCAMRRSVNLALRVTNSVALLHSCINPVLYAFVGEKFRRNMMLVLQRKVRQERASGSKFSRSTSQTSDNNGAVL from the coding sequence ATGTCGATCACCTTTAACTTTGAGGATTACTTCTACCCAGAGAATGACACCATCCATGACAATCACACACCCTACGTGGTTGATCCAAAGACATCACCATGTGAGACAAGACCACTGGATCCTACACCAGCTTTGGTCCTGTGTTCGATCCTCATAATCATCTTTTTCCTGGCGATACCAGGGAACCTGATGGTGGGATGGGTGATTGGCACCAGCAGACAGGCGCTGACTCCATCAGATGTGTACTTGTTTCATCTGACGATAGCGGACGGTCTGATGGCCCTCACCATTCCGTTCTGGGTTGCAGCACTGGTGAAAGGGTGGATCTTTGGTGACTTCATGTGCAAGTTCCTCAACCTCATCTTCGAAGCAAACTTCTACACCAGCATCCTCTTCCTGGCCTGTATTAGCATCGATCGTTATCTCGTGATTGTGCATGCAGCTGAGAGTCTCAGGAGTCGTGAGAGGATGTGCAGCAGGATcctctgtgcagcagtgtgggcTTTCGGTGGGGCCCTCGCCCTGCCTGCACTTTTTAATGATGCCACCAAGCTAGAGCCTGACTCAAAGTGGATGATTTGCTCGGAAAACTTTGACATCGGCAGGGCCTCTTCATGGAGGCATTTCACCCGAGCCTTCCTCCATATTTTTGGCTTCTTCCTTCCTCTGGCTGTCATGATAACCTGCTACAGCATCACCATCGCAAGGCTGCTAGTCACTCGAGGTTTTCGGAAGCACCGTGCCATGAAGGTGATCTTATTGGTGGTGATTGCATTTCTGCTGTGCTGGACACCGTACCACCTCACCATGATGGTGGACACAGCGCTGAGGGCTGATCTGATATTGTTTGACTGTGCCATGAGGAGGTCAGTGAACCTGGCATTGCGTGTAACTAACAGCgtggctctgctgcacagctgcatcAACCCTGTCCTCTATGCCTTCGTGGGAGAGAAGTTCAGGAGGAATATGATGCTAGTTCTTCAGAGGAAAGTCCGACAGGAGAGGGCGTCCGGGTCAAAGTTCAGCAGATCCACATCTCAGACCTCAGACAACAACGGAGCTGTTCTCTAA
- the slc19a1 gene encoding reduced folate transporter — protein MVEDDTAGSGDRSEGEKETDLKVPVSEDCRGHEDGDVEMAVSASEVLSPSDGPPEEARAPGNWKWAVIFLCFYGFMSSIKPGEPFITPYLLSSEKNFTREQVTNEITPVLTYSYMAVLVPAFLLTDFLRYKPVLIIQGISQVVIWIILLLGTTLLEMQFMEFFYGITMACRVAYSSYIFSLVSPVIYQRVAGYSRSSVLLGVFTSSVVGQLCMSVGNVSFYTLNAISLAFVSFGLLLSLCLPWPKRSLFFNRMRNLEQKELAATKSELDEINPKASVPSSAAPPCSASRWTDSVLVQMLLEVRNVVKRPNLRLWSLWWVFNSTGYYLVLFYVHILWNKVYPATENKNVYNGGVEAASTLLSAVTSFTAGFVKIRWNVWSELVIAVITAVQAGLLLLMGTTQNIWVCYIAYVIFRGFYQFLVPIATFQIASSLTKELCALVFGINTFLGTILKSIINLIFADKRGLALDVHSQFLVYFIYFTILTIVYFVSAAVVIIRHYRNQPRGGGGTNEEAAHTEMQPVAASSEAETLSNGKSAKA, from the exons ATGGTAGAAGATGACACAGCAGGAAGTGGGGACAGAtcagagggggagaaagagacgGACCTGAAGGTGCCTGTGTCAGAAGACTGCAGAGGACATGAAGACGGAGACGTGGAAATGGCTGTCTCTGCTTCTGAGGTCCTGTCCCCCTCCGATGGTCCCCCAGAGGAAGCCAGGGCACCCGGAAATTGGAAGTGGGCCGTCATATTCTTGTGTTTCTATGGGTTTATGTCATCAATAAAGCCTGGAGAGCCCTTCATTACGCCATATCTACTCAGCTCTGAGAAGAACTTCACCAGGGAACAG GTGACCAATGAGATCACTCCTGTGCTGACGTATTCCTACATGGCCGTGCTGGTGCCGGCCTTCCTGTTGACGGATTTTCTGCGTTACAAGCCGGTCCTGATCATCCAGGGCATCAGCCAGGTGGTCATCTGGATCATTCTGCTCCTGGGCACCACCCTCCTCGAGATGCAGTTCATGGAGTTCTTCTACGGCATCACCATGGCCTGCCGCGTGGCCTACTCCTCCTACATCTTCTCCCTGGTCAGTCCAGTCATCTACCAGCGCGTGGCAGGATACTCTCGCTCCTCAGTCCTCTTGGGGGTGTTCACCAGCTCGGTAGTGGGCCAGCTGTGCATGTCTGTGGGCAACGTCAGCTTCTACACCCTCAACGCTATATCTTTGGCTTTTGTCAGCTTTggtctgctgctgtcactgtgccTACCCTGGCCTAAACGCTCCCTGTTTTTCAACCGGATGCGGAACCTGGAGCAAAAAGAACTGGCAGCCACCAAATCCGAATTGGACGAAATTAACCCGAAAGCCAGCGTGCCATCCTCTGCAGCCCCCCCATGCTCTGCATCACGCTGGACTGATTCTGTCTTGGTCCAGATGCTGCTTGaggtgagaaatgtggtgaagAGGCCCAACCTGAGGCTCTGGTCCCTGTGGTGGGTGTTCAACTCCACAGGTTACTACCTGGTGCTGTTCTACGTTCACATCCTGTGGAACAAAGTCTACCCGGCCACTGAGAACAAGAATGTTTACAACGGGGGAGTGGAGGCAGCTTCTACCCTGCTGA GCGCGGTGACTTCCTTCACCGCTGGCTTTGTGAAAATTCGGTGGAACGTCTGGTCTGAGCTGGTCATCGCTGTGATCACAGCAGTGCAGGCGGGTCTGCTGCTCCTCATGGGCACCACACAAAACATCTGGGTCTGCTACATAGCCTACGTCATCTTCAGAGGCTTCTACCAGTTTCTGGTGCCTATTGCCAC TTTCCAGATAGCCTCGTCGCTCACCAAGGAGCTCTGCGCCTTAGTGTTTGGCATCAACACCTTTTTGGGGACCATACTGAAGAGCATCATCAACCTGATATTTGCTGACAAGAGAGGCCTAGCGTTGGATGTGCACTCTCAG TTCCTGGTGTACTTCATTTACTTCACCATTCTGACCATCGTCTACTTCGTCAGTGCTGCTGTGGTCATCATCCGTCACTATAGAAACCAGCCCCGGGGAGGAGGCGGGACCAACGAAGAGGCggcacacacagagatgcaacCTGTGGCTGCGAGCTCGGAGGCAGAAACTTTGTCTAACGGCAAAAGCGCCAAAGCATAA
- the LOC121627420 gene encoding T-cell surface antigen CD2-like, translated as MFVSVQNRGGLWPSVTSRMVVVVWVCVLLPAVSAVSEITLYRKVGDEVVLQPGTAPVTGAITSIMWKDGPNIATEWDGMDLDLYRQFKERGSLNIANGEMTITGLTRDDSGLYTPEINLIPLGPIRLIVISPVSAPTVIQSCDDEKTSCILTCDGNTTDAEPVTYKWKADDKVLTDSSKEHHIIKENSSSVNEFSCELENPVSRESSQPLHNPFITTTDSTEPAGHLKISAGLTVFISLLAAVLLLVFIHRWKAGAWFFQKESMPWEAGFWSKHERPPREAADSNGAAAHQEKEQIDEETRMT; from the exons ATGTTTGTCTCGGTTCAGAACAGAGGCGGTTTGTGGCCGTCCGTCACATCCAGGATGGTCGTGGTcgtctgggtgtgtgttttactgcctGCTGTGTCCGCAGTCTCAG AGATTACACTGTACAGGAAGGTGGGCGATGAAGTTGTCCTCCAACCAGGCACTGCCCCCGTGACCGGCGCCATCACCAGCATCATGTGGAAAGATGGTCCCAACATCGCCACTGAGTGGGATGGAATGGATTTGGATCTTTATCGACAGTTCAAGG aacgCGGGAGCCTGAACATTGCAAACGGAGAGATGACAATCACAGGACTGACTCGAGACGACAGTGGACTGTACACACCAGAAATCAACCTCATCCCCCTCGGTCCAATTCGCCTCATCGTCATCT CTCCCGTCTCTGCACCCACCGTTATTCAATCCTGTGACGATGAGAAGACCAGCTGTATTTTGACCTGTGATGGAAACACCACGGACGCTGAACCAGTCACCTACAAGTGGAAGGCGGATGACAAAGTGTTGACAGATTCATCGAAGGAACATCACATTATAAAG GAGAACAGTTCAAGTGTAAATGAGTTCAGCTGTGAGCTGGAGAATCCAGTCAGTCGGGAGAGCAGCCAACCTCTCCACAACCCTTTCATCACAA CCACTGACAGTACAGAACCTGCAGGACACCTGAAGATCTCCGCAGGACTCACagtcttcatctctctgctggcagctgtgctgctgcttgttttcattcacagatGGAAAGCAG GAGCGTGGTTCTTCCAAAAAG AATCCATGCCATGGGAAGCAG GCTTCTGGAGCAAGCACGAGAGGCCAC CAAGAGAAGCTGCAGACTCTAACGGCGCCGCTGCCCATCAAGAGAAGGAACAAATCGACG AGGAAACACGAATGACATAG
- the LOC121627307 gene encoding cytochrome P450 4F3, which produces MPLLHGVLSQVLSWSVVCQVLFLVGTGLGAVIAVWTARLLVRHAWYTHRLSCFSKPHANSWLLGHLGQMQNTEEGLLQVDELVQTYTHSCSWFLGPFYHLVRLFHPDYVKPLLMAPASITVKDELIYGHLRPWLGQSLLLSNGEEWFRRRRLLTPAFHFDILKNYVAMFNTSTNTMHDKWRHLVAEGTTTIEMFDHVTLMTLDSLLKCAFSYNSNCQESTSEYVSAIVELSDLIIDRRQKILHHWDWIYWKTQQGKRFKKALSIVHRFTREVVQKRRALISQQRETDTDLNPAPQRKKDFVDIILLSKDEDGQGLTDEEIQAEANTFMFAGHDTTASAICWTLYNLARHEHYQERCRQEVTELMQGRDGREIEWEDLSNLPFTTMCIRESLRLHSPVQAVTRRYTQDMVLPGDCIVPTGAICLVSIYGTHHNPAVWTNPHEFNPLRFDPTNKEDVASHAFIPFSSGPRNCIGQKFALAELRVVVALTLLRFRLTLGINPKLGTSSGGVRRLPQLVLRVEGGLWLQVEPRQLDELQDE; this is translated from the exons ATGCCTCTCCTCCATGGTGTCCTCTCTCAGGTCCTCAGCTGGTCGGTCGTCTGTCAGGTCCTGTTTCTGGTTGGGACTGGATTAGGAGCTGTGATTGCAGTGTGGACGGCGAGGTTGTTGGTGCGACACGCATggtacacacacaggctgtccTGTTTCAGCAAACCACATGCAAACTCGTGGCTTTTAGGCCACCTGGGCCAG ATGCAGAACACAGAGGAAGGCCTCCTGCAGGTGGATGAGCTGGTGCAgacgtacacacactcatgtagCTGGTTCCTCGGCCCTTTCTATCACCTCGTCAGGCTCTTCCACCCTGACTACGTCAAACCTCTGCTGATGGCACCTG CCAGCATCACAGTGAAAGATGAGCTTATCTATGGCCATCTACGTCCATGGCTTG GACAGAGTCTGTTGCTAAGCAATGGGGAGGAGTGGTTTCGCAGGAGACGGCTGCTGACTCCAgcttttcattttgacattCTGAAGAACTACGTTGCCATGTTCAACACCTCAACTAACACCATGCAT gacaAGTGGCGCCACCTGGTGGCAGAAGGCACAACTACTATAGAGATGTTTGACCACGTCACCCTGATGACACTGGACAGTTTGCTGAAATGTGCCTTTAGCTACAACAGCAACTGTCAGGA GTCGACCAGTGAGTATGTGTCAGCCATTGTGGAGCTGAGTGACCTCATAATAGACCGTCGGCAAAAGATTTTACACCACTGGGACTGGATTtactggaaaacacagcagggaaAGCGATTCAAAAAGGCCTTAAGCATTGTGCACAG GTTTACCAGGGAAGTGGTTCAGAAGCGCCGTGCCCTGAtcagccagcagagggagacagacacagatttaAACCCAGCaccacagagaaagaaagactttGTGGACATCATACTGCTGTCAAAG GATGAGGATGGACAAGGTCTAACAGATGAGGAGATACAGGCTGAGGCCAACACCTTTATGTTTGCAG GTCATGACACAACTGCCAGTGCAATTTGCTGGACGCTGTACAATTTAGCACGCCACGAACACTATCAGGAGagatgcagacaggaagtgacagagcTGATGCAAGGCCGAGATGGACGTGAAATAGAGtg GGAGGATCTGTCCAATCTTCCCTTCACCACCATGTGCATCAGAGAGTCTCTCAGGCTGCACTCTCCTGTGCAGGCTGTAACAAGGAGGTACACCCAGGATATGGTGCTGCCCGGGGATTGCATAGTACCAACGG GTGCCATCTGCTTGGTCAGTATTTATGGAACACACCACAACCCTGCTGTTTGGACAAACCCACAT GAGTTTAATCCTCTGCGTTTTGACCCTACAAACAAAGAGGACGTGGCTTCTCATGCCTTCATCCCCTTTTCCTCGGGTCCCAG GAACTGCATTGGCCAGAAATTCGCCCTCGCAGAGCTCCGAGTCGTTGTGGCGTTGACCCTGCTCAGGTTTCGTCTGACCCTGGGGATCAACCCTAAACTTGGTACCAGCTCTGGGGGAGTTCGCCGTCTCCCCCAGCTCGTCCTGCGTGTGGAGGGAggtttgtggctgcaggtggagcCACGCCAGCTGGACGAGTTGCAGGATGAATGA